One genomic window of Legionella jordanis includes the following:
- a CDS encoding DUF2188 domain-containing protein, with protein MATNSKLGKNYTGGDTAPENIKLMLDACKKFPPDIAGDEHKLENARIKLNREANPIGSVPLPMSVKGMVKASFNKLIGNHPELFLDKLGERLAFERSGVRLYEAAIAKMLALNESRRMLQQLEHIRREEAEHMEILVLAIKKLGADPTAMTPGADVTGVLGMGLIQVLTDPRTDAPQALTALLNAELIDNAAWELLIELAMGNGQDEMVEQFEKALAQEEEHLSIIKVLLKDYLDIKEDLHAQKASVKEDCYHVMPSPSGGWDVKRENATRVSRHFSNKKDAVSLGREMSKKAGVKLQIHQQEIRH; from the coding sequence ATGGCTACTAATTCAAAATTAGGGAAAAATTATACAGGAGGCGATACTGCCCCTGAAAACATCAAATTGATGTTGGACGCTTGCAAGAAATTTCCACCCGACATTGCCGGTGATGAACATAAGCTTGAAAATGCAAGAATCAAATTAAACCGCGAAGCCAATCCCATTGGCTCCGTCCCTTTACCCATGTCGGTTAAAGGAATGGTAAAGGCTTCCTTCAATAAGTTGATTGGAAATCACCCGGAGCTATTTTTGGATAAATTAGGGGAGAGGCTGGCTTTTGAGCGTTCAGGAGTCAGATTGTATGAAGCAGCCATAGCCAAAATGCTCGCTTTGAATGAATCAAGGCGAATGTTGCAGCAATTGGAGCACATTCGCCGAGAAGAAGCGGAGCATATGGAAATTCTGGTTTTGGCTATTAAAAAGCTGGGTGCCGATCCAACCGCAATGACTCCAGGGGCAGACGTCACCGGAGTTTTAGGAATGGGATTAATCCAGGTTCTGACTGATCCAAGAACGGATGCTCCGCAGGCATTGACGGCTCTGCTTAATGCCGAGTTGATCGATAATGCCGCATGGGAGCTACTCATCGAGTTGGCCATGGGCAATGGCCAGGATGAAATGGTGGAGCAATTTGAGAAAGCCCTCGCCCAAGAGGAAGAGCACTTGTCCATCATTAAAGTGCTGTTGAAAGATTACCTGGACATCAAAGAAGATTTGCACGCCCAAAAGGCCAGCGTTAAGGAAGATTGCTATCACGTTATGCCCAGTCCAAGCGGGGGTTGGGATGTAAAGCGTGAAAACGCTACTCGGGTTAGCCGACATTTTAGCAACAAAAAAGATGCGGTTTCCTTAGGGCGTGAAATGAGCAAAAAGGCAGGGGTAAAACTGCAAATTCATCAACAAGAAATCAGGCACTAA
- a CDS encoding phosphatidylethanolamine N-methyltransferase family domain-containing protein has protein sequence MKWLRNTLGPLFLILVCPPFAILMWYTNSHLQGSLQQLGLFLKQEGIFRGIYEIWQPLFFGSPTAWTIIAVFIFFEFLLAKYLRGKPFKGPITPKGNVPLYKANGVAAFLLTVFSFCFCSFYLNLFPATIIYDEFGAIIGALNCLSLLLCLAFYFKGKFWPSSTDSGTTGNFIFDYYWGTELYPTFAGINLKMFINCRLGMMSWGLILLSYAAKQEMLFGLSNAMLVAVALQFIYIGKFFLWETGYLASLDIMHDRAGFYICWGCLVWVPCIYTSPSMYLVLHPHHLSPFWAVAIFTAGASAILINYLADRQRQRIRATAGQCKIWGKTPRLTLATYYTETGEQKQNLLLSSGWWGISRHFHYLPEIAAAFFWSVPALFNHFAPYFYVCFLTVLLLDRAFRDDERCLKKYGGYWKMYCEQVPYKIIPYVL, from the coding sequence ATGAAATGGCTTCGAAATACTCTAGGTCCGCTTTTTCTTATTCTCGTTTGCCCACCATTTGCCATTCTTATGTGGTATACCAACAGTCATTTACAGGGTTCTTTGCAGCAGCTTGGCCTTTTTCTTAAGCAAGAAGGTATATTCCGAGGAATTTATGAGATATGGCAGCCGCTGTTTTTTGGCTCACCTACCGCATGGACTATCATTGCAGTATTTATTTTCTTTGAGTTTTTGCTCGCCAAGTATTTAAGAGGTAAACCATTTAAAGGGCCTATCACTCCCAAGGGAAATGTCCCTTTATATAAGGCGAATGGGGTTGCGGCTTTTTTGCTGACGGTTTTTAGTTTTTGTTTTTGCAGTTTTTATTTAAACCTCTTTCCTGCAACCATTATATATGATGAATTTGGAGCCATTATCGGGGCTTTAAATTGCCTCAGTTTGCTCCTTTGCTTAGCCTTCTATTTTAAGGGGAAATTTTGGCCCTCTTCCACGGATTCAGGGACCACAGGGAACTTCATTTTTGATTATTATTGGGGCACTGAACTTTACCCCACCTTTGCTGGCATCAATCTTAAAATGTTTATCAATTGTCGACTGGGCATGATGAGTTGGGGACTCATATTGTTGTCTTATGCTGCAAAACAAGAAATGCTTTTTGGTTTAAGTAATGCGATGTTGGTGGCGGTGGCTTTGCAGTTCATTTACATAGGCAAATTTTTTCTTTGGGAAACCGGTTACCTCGCTTCACTTGACATCATGCACGATCGAGCAGGCTTTTACATCTGCTGGGGTTGTTTAGTATGGGTCCCTTGTATTTATACTTCACCAAGCATGTATCTGGTTTTGCACCCCCATCACTTAAGCCCGTTTTGGGCGGTGGCAATTTTTACGGCGGGAGCTTCGGCCATCCTGATTAATTACCTGGCTGATAGGCAAAGGCAACGGATCCGTGCAACGGCTGGGCAGTGCAAAATTTGGGGTAAAACGCCTCGCTTGACCTTGGCAACTTACTACACAGAAACAGGAGAGCAGAAGCAAAATTTACTGCTAAGTTCCGGATGGTGGGGAATTTCCAGGCATTTTCATTATTTGCCCGAAATTGCCGCGGCATTTTTCTGGTCTGTGCCCGCGTTGTTCAATCATTTTGCGCCTTATTTTTACGTTTGTTTTTTAACCGTTTTGCTTTTGGATAGGGCGTTTCGCGATGATGAGCGTTGCTTAAAAAAATATGGTGGGTATTGGAAAATGTATTGTGAACAGGTTCCTTATAAAATTATTCCCTATGTGTTGTAA
- a CDS encoding glycerophosphodiester phosphodiesterase, whose amino-acid sequence MTFLDILQKAVDYCFALMPRKRPDLSKANLIAHRGVHDNKQVMENTEEAFELALKAGCWGIELDVQETADHVLVVNHDPTLKRLWGKELVISKLSFEEIRNLVPNIMSLAEVVNKYGKRMHLFIELKAPFHAEEELARIVSSLSPCKDYHLLSLDESIFATLNTFPKQALLLVAGPYNVKKFCELSLQKQYGGVLGHYLLLNKNRIRHLQTDEKQMIGVGFIDSRFGLYRELNRGVYWLFSNNIPCLLRALKQYKNSTS is encoded by the coding sequence ATGACCTTTCTTGATATCTTACAAAAGGCAGTTGATTATTGCTTTGCCTTAATGCCTCGCAAAAGACCTGATTTATCCAAGGCGAATCTGATTGCGCATCGTGGGGTACATGACAACAAACAAGTCATGGAAAATACGGAGGAAGCATTTGAGCTGGCTTTGAAAGCAGGTTGCTGGGGCATTGAGTTGGATGTCCAGGAAACAGCTGATCATGTTTTGGTGGTTAATCATGATCCAACGTTGAAACGATTATGGGGCAAAGAGCTTGTTATTTCAAAGCTGAGTTTTGAGGAAATTCGAAATCTCGTACCCAACATAATGAGTCTTGCTGAAGTAGTAAATAAATACGGCAAGCGAATGCATTTGTTTATTGAACTTAAGGCTCCGTTTCATGCCGAAGAAGAGTTAGCCAGGATAGTATCGTCTTTAAGCCCTTGCAAGGATTATCATCTGCTCAGTCTCGATGAAAGCATTTTTGCGACACTCAACACATTTCCCAAGCAGGCATTGCTGCTGGTGGCGGGTCCTTACAATGTTAAGAAATTTTGCGAGCTGAGCTTGCAAAAGCAATATGGCGGCGTGCTTGGTCATTATCTGCTGCTCAATAAGAATAGAATTCGACATCTTCAGACGGATGAAAAACAAATGATTGGAGTGGGTTTTATTGATTCGCGCTTTGGCTTGTACCGAGAGTTGAATCGGGGAGTCTATTGGTTGTTTAGCAACAACATACCTTGTTTGCTCCGCGCCTTAAAACAATACAAAAATTCAACTTCATAA
- a CDS encoding 16S rRNA (uracil(1498)-N(3))-methyltransferase, with the protein MREVRIYQPGNYGSGQTLELSSAQGQHVSVVLRMQAGEKITLFSGDNREWEAVIVSAHKKKVEVSIINEKRLSRESPKRIHLVQAISKGERMEFVMQKAVELGVASITPVLSERSVVRLDEERMEKKWSQWQAIAIAACEQSGRNQIPQIEKIRHLKEVLQAQWDACKLVLHPGTEKTWRDYRFSEANIVLLVGPEGGFSEQEINLILAYNFHSLALGPRILRTETAAIAALTVLQAVCGDL; encoded by the coding sequence GTGAGAGAAGTTCGTATATATCAGCCCGGGAACTATGGCAGCGGTCAAACTCTGGAATTATCATCGGCTCAAGGACAACATGTTTCTGTCGTCTTGCGCATGCAAGCCGGAGAAAAAATAACCCTGTTCTCAGGGGATAATCGTGAATGGGAAGCCGTCATCGTTTCTGCACATAAGAAAAAGGTGGAAGTTTCCATCATTAATGAAAAACGATTGAGTCGAGAATCACCCAAGCGCATTCACCTTGTGCAAGCAATTTCCAAGGGAGAGCGCATGGAGTTTGTCATGCAAAAGGCCGTAGAGCTAGGTGTGGCCTCCATTACGCCCGTATTATCCGAGCGCTCTGTTGTGCGCCTTGATGAGGAGCGGATGGAGAAAAAATGGTCGCAATGGCAAGCGATTGCGATTGCCGCTTGTGAACAGTCAGGGCGCAACCAAATTCCCCAAATTGAAAAAATCCGCCATTTGAAAGAGGTTTTGCAAGCCCAATGGGATGCTTGCAAGCTGGTGTTGCATCCAGGTACAGAGAAAACCTGGCGGGATTATCGCTTTAGCGAAGCCAATATTGTATTGTTGGTTGGCCCCGAGGGTGGGTTTAGCGAGCAAGAAATAAATCTCATTCTGGCTTATAATTTCCATAGCCTGGCTTTAGGTCCGCGTATTTTACGAACGGAAACCGCAGCCATTGCCGCATTAACTGTGTTGCAAGCAGTTTGCGGTGATTTATAA
- the asd gene encoding archaetidylserine decarboxylase (Phosphatidylserine decarboxylase is synthesized as a single chain precursor. Generation of the pyruvoyl active site from a Ser is coupled to cleavage of a Gly-Ser bond between the larger (beta) and smaller (alpha chains). It is an integral membrane protein.), translated as MFNDHLKTLPQYFLPKQALTRLAGLLANVRAPAVKNLLIRRFVQQYQVNMNEACEQNIENYPCFNDFFIRMLKPGTRPIADAEIVSPVDGIVSELGSIKKGQILQAKGRYYTVEQLLACNNSLSEQFINGRFATLYLSPKDYHRVHMPMDAVLKEMVYVPGKLFSVQPTTARVIPHLFARNERLVSLFDTKAGLMAMVLVGATIVGAIGTRWQGELKRSRRKQYFNYTGPEQINTQVHQGEEMGYFKLGSTVVLLFADGERVHWLNHLMPGLGIRYGQAFGRITTKEG; from the coding sequence ATGTTTAATGATCATTTAAAAACTTTGCCGCAATACTTCCTTCCCAAGCAAGCTTTAACCCGTTTGGCGGGGTTGCTTGCCAATGTGCGTGCGCCAGCCGTAAAAAACTTGTTGATTCGCCGTTTTGTCCAGCAATATCAAGTCAATATGAATGAGGCCTGTGAACAAAATATTGAAAATTACCCTTGTTTCAATGATTTTTTTATTCGCATGCTTAAACCAGGAACTAGGCCAATCGCTGATGCTGAGATTGTTTCCCCTGTGGATGGAATTGTGAGCGAGCTAGGTTCCATTAAGAAAGGTCAAATTCTGCAAGCCAAAGGCCGCTATTACACGGTAGAACAGTTATTAGCTTGCAATAACAGCCTCAGTGAGCAATTCATCAACGGTCGCTTTGCAACCTTGTACTTGTCCCCCAAAGACTATCATCGAGTCCACATGCCCATGGATGCCGTGTTAAAGGAAATGGTTTATGTCCCCGGGAAGCTATTTTCTGTCCAACCCACAACTGCTCGCGTTATTCCTCACTTGTTTGCCCGCAATGAGCGATTAGTGTCTTTGTTCGACACCAAGGCTGGGTTAATGGCCATGGTTTTGGTGGGTGCAACCATTGTGGGTGCAATAGGGACACGCTGGCAAGGTGAGCTTAAGCGCTCCAGGCGCAAGCAATATTTCAATTATACGGGACCTGAACAAATCAATACCCAGGTTCACCAAGGTGAGGAAATGGGTTATTTCAAATTAGGTTCGACGGTGGTGCTGTTGTTTGCCGATGGTGAACGAGTGCATTGGTTAAATCATTTGATGCCCGGATTAGGCATTCGCTATGGCCAGGCCTTTGGTCGAATCACAACAAAAGAAGGATAG
- the fumC gene encoding class II fumarate hydratase, giving the protein MADTRIETDSMGEIAVAADKYWGAQTERSLHHFNIGHDIMPREVTHAFGILKKAAALTNLELGKLPQDKADLIIKAAEEVAAGKLDEHFPLHVWQTGSGTQSNMNSNEVISNRAIEIAGGKLASKTPIHPNDHVNMSQSSNDTFPTAMHIAAALAFHEKLLPAVRNLRDALAAKMDEFKDIVKIGRTHLQDAVPLTLGQEFSGYVAQLDACIHRIERMLPELYELALGGTAVGTGLNTHPKFAEAAAKHIAKLTNLPFISAPNKFAALASHEAMVMAHSSLKALACALMKIANDVRWLGSGPRCGLGELHLPENEPGSSIMPGKVNPTQCEAMTMVCAQVIGNDTAVAVAASQGNFELNVFKPMIIFNVLHSLNLLADSCHSFQVFCVEGLEANRDKIAYYVDNSLMLVTALNQHIGYDKAAKIAKTAFHDNSSLMEAAVKLGFLTEAQFKEYVNPKKMIYPG; this is encoded by the coding sequence ATGGCGGATACACGCATTGAAACCGATAGCATGGGAGAGATTGCTGTCGCTGCAGATAAGTATTGGGGTGCACAAACCGAACGCTCATTGCATCATTTTAATATTGGTCATGACATTATGCCTCGGGAAGTGACTCATGCCTTTGGTATTTTGAAAAAAGCCGCCGCACTCACCAATCTGGAATTGGGTAAGTTGCCACAGGACAAAGCCGATTTGATTATAAAAGCGGCCGAAGAGGTAGCGGCAGGCAAACTGGATGAACACTTCCCCTTACACGTGTGGCAAACAGGAAGCGGCACCCAGTCCAATATGAACAGCAATGAAGTGATTTCAAATCGCGCGATTGAAATAGCGGGCGGCAAACTTGCCAGTAAAACCCCCATTCATCCGAATGATCACGTGAACATGTCGCAATCCTCTAATGACACGTTTCCAACCGCCATGCACATTGCGGCAGCTCTTGCATTTCATGAAAAACTCTTACCGGCTGTGCGCAACTTGCGCGATGCCCTGGCTGCCAAAATGGACGAATTCAAAGACATCGTCAAAATAGGTCGCACTCATTTGCAAGATGCCGTCCCCTTGACTTTAGGGCAGGAATTTTCCGGCTATGTGGCGCAATTGGATGCTTGCATTCATCGCATAGAACGCATGCTGCCCGAGTTGTATGAGCTAGCCCTTGGAGGCACCGCCGTCGGTACCGGATTGAATACGCATCCTAAATTTGCAGAAGCCGCAGCCAAACACATTGCCAAGCTGACCAACTTGCCTTTTATTTCAGCACCCAACAAATTTGCAGCCCTTGCCTCACATGAAGCTATGGTAATGGCTCACAGCAGCCTTAAGGCTTTGGCTTGTGCTTTAATGAAAATCGCCAATGATGTGCGCTGGTTAGGTTCAGGCCCCCGTTGCGGCCTTGGTGAATTGCACCTGCCAGAGAATGAACCAGGCTCCTCCATTATGCCTGGTAAGGTCAATCCGACGCAATGCGAAGCCATGACCATGGTATGTGCCCAGGTCATTGGCAACGACACTGCCGTAGCTGTGGCCGCAAGTCAGGGAAATTTTGAATTGAATGTATTTAAACCGATGATCATTTTTAATGTGCTTCATTCTTTAAATTTGTTAGCAGACAGTTGCCATTCATTCCAAGTCTTTTGCGTAGAAGGATTAGAAGCCAATCGCGACAAAATTGCCTATTATGTAGACAATTCTTTAATGCTTGTCACTGCTTTAAATCAACACATTGGTTATGACAAAGCCGCTAAAATTGCAAAAACGGCATTCCATGATAACAGTTCTTTAATGGAAGCCGCCGTTAAATTAGGCTTTTTGACTGAAGCACAATTTAAAGAATACGTGAATCCGAAGAAGATGATCTATCCTGGCTAG